In Halogranum gelatinilyticum, the DNA window AAGGTGGTCTCCTCGGGGATGTCGGCGTTGAGGGCCTTGCCGATCTTGACGGCCGCCTCCACCGCGCCCTCGTTGAGGACGGGCAGCGCGCCGGGCAGGCCGAGACAGACGGGGCAGGTCCGCGTGTTCGGCTCCTCGTCGTCGACCGCTGTCGTGGAACATCCACAGAAGATCTTCGTGTCCGTCTCCAGCTGGACGTGGACTTCCAGCCCGATAACGGAGGCGAGTTCTCGCTGTTCGAGCGCCTGAGCAGTCATTATCCGGGATTTGCGTGCGGGTGGCTAAAGGCTAACGGGACCGCGATTGCGGCCACGCTCCGGCCGGGGTCCGTGGGCGGCGGGCCGTGGGGCTGGCGACCACACCGTTTTCCCCTCGTCGGCCGATACGTCTGTATGGCTCCCGTCCGCCGACTCGTCCTCGACCTGTTGAAACCCCACGACCCGGACATCGTCCGTATCACTCGCCACGTCGCCGACTGCGACGGGGTGAGTGGCGTGAACGCCGCTCTCGTCGAAACCGACCGCGACGTCCAGACGCTGAAGCTCACGGTCGTCGGCGACGACGTCCCCGAACGCGTCGTCTACGAGACCATCGAGGAACTCGGTGCGAGCGTCCACTCGGTCGACGAGGTGGTCTGTGGCGAGGTGCTCGTCGAGCAGACCGCGACCCCACAGGACTGATGGTTCGGTCGCTTCCGACCGCCGTCCGCGAGCGACTCGCGGGGCTGCGACAGCTCCTCCGCGACGAGGAGGTCCGCTCGATCTCCCGGCGGTATTTCATCTCCAACGGCTTCGACGGGACGCTGACGAGTATCGGCGTCGGCGTGGGCTCCTACCTCTCGGGCGTCGCCGACGGCGCGACGGTCTTCGCCGTCGGTCTCGGCGCGGCGGTCGGACTCGGCACCTCGGGCGTCTGGAGCGTCTGGGAGATCGAACGCGCCGAGACGCAGGCCGACATCCTCCGGCTCGAACGGGCGATGCTGACCGACCTCGACGACACCGCCATCCAGCGACAGAAGGCGAACGCGCGACTCGTCCACGCGGTGATGAGCGGCATCGGCCCGATTCTCGGCGTCGTCCTGCCGCTCGTCCCGTTCCTGTTCGAGGGACGGGGGTTGTCGCTCGCGGGAGCGACGGTCGGGGGTATCCTCATCGGCGTCGCCCTCCTCTTCGCCTTCGGCGCGTATCTGAGTACCATCTCGCGACAACGGTGGTACGTCGCCGGGCTACGGATGGGACTCGCGGGCCTCGTCGTCGCGGCGGTCAACTACCTCCTGCCGGGGTGATTCACTCGCCGTCGCTGGCTCGAACAGCCTCCTACCGCCACTGTCGGCTCCGACCCGCGCTTCGCCACGCGGTCCCCTACTTAATGTCTGACGTACCTTTATACGGCCAGAGACAGCCAGTAGGGCCATGAGCAACAGGGTGGAGGAACTCGAATCCAAAGTGAAGGAGCTACAGGCAGCGGTCAACGGACTGACCGAAGAACTCGTCGAGACGAAAGAGCGTGTCCGACAGCTCGAAGACGAGGTCGAAGTCGACGTCGCCCCCCGCCGGAGCCGACAGGTCGAAGCCGACGCTGCCGAGGTCGCTGACGCCGCCGAGGCCGCCGACGCCGCGGACGAGGCCGAAGACGCTAAAACGGACGAGGCGAAGGAAGACGACAACGAGGAGCAGTCCGGCGAAAGCGACATCATCGTCGCGTAAGCTCGCGACTTCTCCATCGCGAGCGGCGGTGGACCCCGTCCATCGAGCCGTTCACGTAGGAACGTGAAGACAACCCAATGCATATCAAAGAACTCGTCCTCGACGATTTCAAGAGCTTCGGCCGCAAGACGCGAATCCCGTTCTACGAGGACTTCACGGTGGTCACCGGACCGAACGGCTCCGGCAAGTCGAACATCATCGACGGCGTCCTCTTCGCGCTCGGCCTGGCCCGCACCCGCGGCATCCGCGCCGAGAAGCTGACCGACCTCATCTACAACCCCGGCTACGACGACGGCGAAGAGCCGCCGGGGACGAAGGAGGCGAGCGTCACCGTCGTCCTCGACAACAGCGACGGCAAGCTCGACCGGTCGCAGGTGGTCAACGCCGCCGGGACCGACAATATCGGTGACGTCGACGAGATCACCATCAAACGCCGGGTCAAAGAGACCGAGGACAACTACTACTCGTACTACTATCTGAACGAACGCTCCGTCAACCTCTCGGACATCCAGGACCTGCTCGCGCAGGCGGGCGTCGCCCCCGAGGGCTACAACGTCGTCATGCAGGGCGACGTGACCGAGATCATCAACATGACGCCCTACCAGCGGCGGGGCATCATCGACGAGATCGCCGGTGTCGCCGAGTTCGACGCGAAGAAGGAGGACGCCTTCGGCGAACTGGAGACGGTCAAAGAGCGAATCGGCGAGGCCGACCTCCGCATCGGAGAGAAGGAAGACCGACTCGAACAGCTCGAAGACGAACGCGAAACTGCTCTCAAGTACAAGTCGCTCCGCGAGGAGAAAGAGGAGTACGAAGGCTATCTGAAGGCCGCCGAACTCGAAGACAAGCGCGCCGACCTCGATAAGACGAAGACGAAGCTGTCGAAGAAAGAGAGCGAACTGGAAGAACTCCAGTCGGTCCTCGACGAGAAGCAGGGTCGCGTCACTCGCCTCGACGACGAACTGGAGGAACTCAACCGCGACATCGAGCGGAAGGGCGAGGACGAACAGCTCCGTATCAAGTCGGAGATCGAGGAGGTCAAAGGCGAGATCAGTCGTCTGGAAGGGAAGATCGAGACGGCCGAAGAGAAGATCGAAGAGGCCGAAAACGAGCGTCGACAGGCCTTCGTCGGTATCGACCGCAAACAGGAGCAGGTCGAGGAGTACGAAGACGAGATCCGCTCTGTCAAGGTGGAGAAAGCCTCCATCAAGAGCGACATCCAGTCGAAACAGGTCGAACTCGCCGAAGTGCAGGGCGAGATCGAGAGCGTCGACACCGAGTTCGACGAACTCAAGGACGAACTGAGTGAGCGGAAAGAGACGCTGGAAGAGCTGAAGACCGAGAAGAACGACCTCCAGCGCGAGAAAGACCGCCTGCTCGACGACGCGCGTCGCCGCTCGAACGAGATCAGCGAGGCGCGCGACGACATCGAGACGGCCCGCGAACGCATCCCCGAGCTGAAGGCCAAGCTCTCGGAGCTGCACAGCGAACTCGACAAGGCCGAGAAGAACAAGGCGAAGGTCCAGGGCATCGTCAACGACCTCCGCGACGAGCGCAAAGAGGCCAAGGACGAGCTCTCGGAGGTCGAAGAGGAGATCAGGCGCAAACAGAGCCAGTACGCCGAACTCGAATCCCGGTCGAACGACGGCGGCAACTCCTGGCCGCGCGCGGTCAACACCATCATGAACGCCGGAATGAGCGGCGTTCACGGCGCGGTCGGCCAACTCGGCAGCGTCGCCGGCGAGTACGCCACGGCCTGTGAGACGGCCGCGGGCGGCCGACTGGCGAACGTCGTCGTCGACGACGACGGCGTCGGCTCCTCGTGTATCGACTATCTGAAGCGGCGCAACGCGGGTCGGGCGACCTTCCTGCCCATCACGAAGATGGACAACCGGAGCCTGCCGCGCAAGCCGAACAACCCCGGCGTCGTCGACTTCGCGTACAACCTCGTCGACTTCGACAGCCAGTACGCGAGCGTCTTCTCCTACGTGCTGGGCTCGACGCTCGTCGTCGAGGACATGGACACGGCCCGCAGCCTGATGGGTGACTACCGGATGGTCACGCTCGACGGCGACCTCGTCGAACGCTCCGGCGCGATGACCGGCGGGTCGGGCGGTGGCTCCCGGTACTCCTTCTCGGCGTCCGGCACGGGCCAGCTCGAACGCATCGCCAGCGAGATTTCGGACCTCGAAGACGACCGCCAGCGGCTCCAGTCGGAGGTCGACGACATCGAGGACCGCATCGACGACGTCCGTGACCGACAGGCCGACGCGACCGAGAAGGTCCGCTCGATTCAGAGCGACATCGACCGCGTCGAGGGCGAACTCGAAAGTGCAGAAGACGAGATCGAATCCCTCGAAGACCGCCTCGAGGAGTTGCAGGACGAACGCGAGAGCGTCGACGCGAAGATGCAGTCGCTCGACGACGACATCTCGGCGAAAGCGAGCGAGATCGCCGACGTCGAGAGCGACATTTCGGAACTGGAGCAGGAGCTGAAGGACTCGAAGATCCCCGAACTCACCCAGCAGGCCGACGACATCCGGGCCGACATCAGCGAGCTGGAGGACCGGATGGACGACCTCGACGGGCGGCTGAACGAGTTACAGCTCGAAAAGCAGTACGCCGAGGAGGCCGTCGACGACCTCCACGACACGGTCGAGACGGCCCAGAACCGGAAGGCCAGTGCCGAGGAAGACATCGAGGAGTTCGAGGCGAAGATCGAGGAGAAAGAGAGCGTCCTCGACGAGAAGCGCGAGGCGGTCTCGGAGCTCGAAGAGGAGCTCGCCGAACTCAAAGAGGAGCGTTCGGAGCTGAAAGACCGGCTGAAGGCGGCCAAAGACGAGCGCGACGCGGCGAAAGAGGAGGTCTCGTCGGTCCAGTCGCGTCTCGACTCCCTCGAGAGTGCCGCTGAACGCCTCGCGTGGGAGATCGACGAACTCGAGTCACAGGTCGGCGACTACGACCCCGAGGCGATTCCGTCCCACGAGGAGGTCGCGTCCACCATCGACCGGCTGACCGGGAAGATGGAGGCGCTCGAACCGGTCAACATGCTCGCTATCGACGAGTACGACGAGGTCCGCGAAGAACTCGACACGCTCCAGGCAGGCCGGGACACACTCGCCGAGGAGCGCGACGGCATCCGAGAACGCATCGATGCCTACGAGTCACAGAAGCGCGAGACGTTCATGACGGCGTTCGACGCCATCAACGACCACTTCCAGGACATCTTCGAGCGGCTCTCGGCCGGGACGGGCGAACTCGTCCTCGAGAACCCCGAGGACCCCTTCGAGGACGGTCTGACGATGAAGGCCCAGCCGGGCGACAAGCCGGTCCAGCGGCTCGATGCGATGTCCGGCGGCGAGAAGTCGCTGACGGCCTTGGCATTTATCTTCGCCATCCAGCGGCACA includes these proteins:
- a CDS encoding VIT1/CCC1 transporter family protein; translated protein: MVRSLPTAVRERLAGLRQLLRDEEVRSISRRYFISNGFDGTLTSIGVGVGSYLSGVADGATVFAVGLGAAVGLGTSGVWSVWEIERAETQADILRLERAMLTDLDDTAIQRQKANARLVHAVMSGIGPILGVVLPLVPFLFEGRGLSLAGATVGGILIGVALLFAFGAYLSTISRQRWYVAGLRMGLAGLVVAAVNYLLPG
- a CDS encoding DUF7518 family protein; translation: MSNRVEELESKVKELQAAVNGLTEELVETKERVRQLEDEVEVDVAPRRSRQVEADAAEVADAAEAADAADEAEDAKTDEAKEDDNEEQSGESDIIVA
- a CDS encoding DUF211 domain-containing protein, with product MAPVRRLVLDLLKPHDPDIVRITRHVADCDGVSGVNAALVETDRDVQTLKLTVVGDDVPERVVYETIEELGASVHSVDEVVCGEVLVEQTATPQD
- the smc gene encoding chromosome segregation protein SMC, whose translation is MHIKELVLDDFKSFGRKTRIPFYEDFTVVTGPNGSGKSNIIDGVLFALGLARTRGIRAEKLTDLIYNPGYDDGEEPPGTKEASVTVVLDNSDGKLDRSQVVNAAGTDNIGDVDEITIKRRVKETEDNYYSYYYLNERSVNLSDIQDLLAQAGVAPEGYNVVMQGDVTEIINMTPYQRRGIIDEIAGVAEFDAKKEDAFGELETVKERIGEADLRIGEKEDRLEQLEDERETALKYKSLREEKEEYEGYLKAAELEDKRADLDKTKTKLSKKESELEELQSVLDEKQGRVTRLDDELEELNRDIERKGEDEQLRIKSEIEEVKGEISRLEGKIETAEEKIEEAENERRQAFVGIDRKQEQVEEYEDEIRSVKVEKASIKSDIQSKQVELAEVQGEIESVDTEFDELKDELSERKETLEELKTEKNDLQREKDRLLDDARRRSNEISEARDDIETARERIPELKAKLSELHSELDKAEKNKAKVQGIVNDLRDERKEAKDELSEVEEEIRRKQSQYAELESRSNDGGNSWPRAVNTIMNAGMSGVHGAVGQLGSVAGEYATACETAAGGRLANVVVDDDGVGSSCIDYLKRRNAGRATFLPITKMDNRSLPRKPNNPGVVDFAYNLVDFDSQYASVFSYVLGSTLVVEDMDTARSLMGDYRMVTLDGDLVERSGAMTGGSGGGSRYSFSASGTGQLERIASEISDLEDDRQRLQSEVDDIEDRIDDVRDRQADATEKVRSIQSDIDRVEGELESAEDEIESLEDRLEELQDERESVDAKMQSLDDDISAKASEIADVESDISELEQELKDSKIPELTQQADDIRADISELEDRMDDLDGRLNELQLEKQYAEEAVDDLHDTVETAQNRKASAEEDIEEFEAKIEEKESVLDEKREAVSELEEELAELKEERSELKDRLKAAKDERDAAKEEVSSVQSRLDSLESAAERLAWEIDELESQVGDYDPEAIPSHEEVASTIDRLTGKMEALEPVNMLAIDEYDEVREELDTLQAGRDTLAEERDGIRERIDAYESQKRETFMTAFDAINDHFQDIFERLSAGTGELVLENPEDPFEDGLTMKAQPGDKPVQRLDAMSGGEKSLTALAFIFAIQRHNPAPFYALDEVDAFLDAVNAERVGQMVDDLAGDAQFVVVSHRSALLERSERAIGVTMQEDNVSAVTGIQFGDDDEEEELEVPADD